A stretch of the Bacillus sp. FJAT-18017 genome encodes the following:
- the holA gene encoding DNA polymerase III subunit delta, protein MVIELWKKIKKKNFSPVYLLYGTEAFLMKETGQLLLEHILGDDRDFNFSNYDLEETPIEEVIEDAETLPFLGEKKVVFAHNPYFLSSEKQKEKIAHNLSRLEAYIKEPAPYSVLVFMAPYEKLDERKKITKELKRLAAVADMKKLSEPELKAWISDKADKNGITLKPEAVETILSLAGSNLTMLSNELDKLALYAGEGGKIDAATAEMLIPKSLEQNIFSLTDKVVQRNSAEALRIYYDLLKQNEEPIKILALLAGQFRLIYQIKELSRKGYGQQQIASALKVHPYRVKIAAGLASRFGDEELAKIIAMIADADYQMKTGGADKSLLVELFLMKLGTAI, encoded by the coding sequence ATGGTAATTGAATTATGGAAAAAAATAAAAAAGAAGAATTTTTCGCCTGTTTACCTTTTGTATGGGACAGAAGCTTTTCTCATGAAAGAAACTGGACAGCTTTTACTTGAACATATCCTTGGGGATGACCGGGATTTCAATTTCTCGAATTATGATCTTGAGGAAACTCCAATAGAGGAAGTTATTGAAGATGCAGAAACCTTGCCTTTTCTTGGTGAGAAAAAAGTGGTTTTTGCCCACAATCCATATTTTCTCTCTTCGGAAAAGCAAAAGGAAAAAATAGCTCATAACCTTTCCAGGCTTGAAGCGTATATTAAGGAGCCCGCGCCATATAGCGTTCTTGTTTTTATGGCCCCATATGAAAAGTTGGACGAACGAAAAAAAATTACTAAGGAGCTCAAACGGCTGGCTGCTGTAGCAGACATGAAGAAGCTGAGTGAGCCTGAGCTGAAAGCCTGGATTTCAGACAAGGCGGACAAAAACGGGATTACTCTTAAGCCTGAGGCAGTGGAAACGATTCTCTCACTCGCAGGATCCAACCTGACTATGCTTTCTAATGAGCTGGACAAACTTGCGCTTTATGCAGGAGAGGGAGGAAAAATTGATGCCGCGACTGCTGAGATGTTAATCCCAAAGTCACTCGAGCAAAATATATTTAGTCTGACGGATAAAGTCGTTCAAAGAAATTCAGCTGAGGCGCTCCGAATTTACTATGACCTCCTGAAGCAAAATGAGGAGCCTATTAAAATCCTCGCTCTTCTTGCTGGGCAATTCAGGCTGATTTATCAGATAAAAGAGCTCAGCAGAAAGGGATACGGCCAGCAGCAGATAGCCTCTGCCCTTAAGGTGCATCCATATCGGGTCAAGATAGCTGCCGGACTTGCATCAAGATTCGGGGATGAAGAACTAGCCAAAATTATAGCGATGATTGCAGATGCTGACTATCAAATGAAAACGGGTGGTGCCGATAAATCACTGCTTGTTGAGCTATTCCTGATGAAGTTGGGTACGGCGATATAA
- the spoIIP gene encoding stage II sporulation protein P produces MKKNNAFIVSGVSVAKAGALMILLIISTFSASGLLASFETGSRLSSLAVNRSHQEIKGELLYQFMGWENHYFAGAAGSDASPKLTSLFLGLSANINLDDPRSLLGRELPGFYSFDGRIVVAGEGTNYTNMPMESAPPIEIMKAEREAALQNLEDIPDPEKSPGAPAARWKDGVFVYFSHNRESYLPYLKGETNPDRAYHSKINVTKIGDQLKESLEARGIGTFVDKTDINNILVNKGLGFGSSYVESRNVVKEAMATNKELQYFFDIHRDAHRKKKTTKKINGKSYAKLAFVIGAEHPNYKKNLKLAEELHALMEKNYKGLSRGVIEKKGVDTNGKFNQDLSGNAILIEFGGVDNTFEELNRSADALADVFADYFWQAESVSNPKEQPADKQ; encoded by the coding sequence ATGAAAAAAAACAACGCCTTTATTGTCTCAGGTGTTAGCGTCGCAAAGGCAGGCGCATTAATGATTCTCTTGATAATAAGTACTTTTTCCGCCAGCGGATTGCTTGCTTCCTTTGAAACAGGTTCCAGGCTTTCTTCACTCGCCGTAAACCGCTCTCATCAAGAAATCAAAGGGGAACTTCTCTATCAATTTATGGGATGGGAGAACCACTATTTTGCCGGAGCAGCTGGAAGTGATGCAAGCCCTAAGCTGACTAGCCTGTTCCTGGGGCTTTCAGCGAATATTAATCTCGATGACCCGAGAAGTTTGCTTGGAAGGGAACTCCCTGGGTTCTACTCTTTTGATGGGAGAATCGTTGTTGCTGGTGAGGGTACCAATTATACCAATATGCCAATGGAATCTGCTCCGCCTATTGAAATTATGAAAGCAGAGCGGGAAGCCGCGTTACAGAACCTGGAGGATATTCCGGACCCTGAGAAAAGCCCGGGAGCTCCTGCGGCAAGGTGGAAGGATGGCGTATTCGTCTATTTTTCGCATAACCGGGAGTCCTATCTGCCTTATTTAAAAGGAGAAACGAATCCTGATCGGGCCTACCACTCAAAAATCAATGTGACAAAGATTGGAGACCAGCTTAAGGAAAGTCTTGAAGCTCGCGGAATAGGGACGTTTGTTGATAAAACGGATATAAATAATATTCTCGTAAATAAAGGCCTTGGCTTCGGCAGCTCTTATGTGGAATCAAGAAATGTTGTTAAAGAAGCAATGGCCACCAACAAGGAGCTTCAATATTTCTTTGATATCCATAGAGACGCACACCGGAAAAAGAAGACAACGAAAAAAATCAATGGAAAAAGTTACGCAAAACTTGCATTCGTCATTGGAGCTGAGCATCCAAATTATAAGAAGAATTTAAAACTTGCAGAAGAGCTTCATGCTCTAATGGAAAAAAATTATAAAGGCTTAAGCCGTGGGGTCATAGAGAAAAAGGGTGTTGATACTAACGGCAAGTTCAATCAGGACCTATCAGGCAATGCGATTCTGATTGAGTTTGGCGGTGTCGACAATACTTTTGAAGAATTGAACAGGTCTGCTGATGCGTTGGCAGATGTATTCGCGGATTACTTCTGGCAGGCGGAAAGCGTGTCAAATCCGAAAGAACAGCCTGCCGATAAACAATAG
- a CDS encoding DNA internalization-related competence protein ComEC/Rec2, protein MKTKAIFFVPSSILGVLAATAPSPLPMLTLFSAQILILKGMNKLKRNEVILTLIVFTLFFAVTKHTESANQTILGKGERSLQLDFRSGALIDGDSFKAFAVDLESGEELLVTYRIRSEAEKEKLLSASFFGVSSILGGELKIPPEARNPGGFDYRSYLRRQQVHWIFDSDTMPLEDARIRKLTFYEMIGRVRETETKHLSERLPKETARLVSALIFGEQSKIPENLEGAYTKLGISHLLAISGMQVSLLSGLVLYAGIRLGVAREKMAVLLILLLPVYAVLAGGSPSVIRSVIMASIMLTIPLGSNRIGFGIVDALALSFLIFLFTSPYILFNAGFQLSYAVTFVLVFSYQAFKEKELTGLTFMITGTVISQLAALPILLTHFYTVPLISILANLVFIPLYSFIFSPVVYSFYILIALFGSVPAWIGGAVNTIIIFSDNLALALSKVPIQLYPGKIPIFLLALYTIGVLTVFKLWEKIQLWKKSLLILSVPFLILAVHSYANTNFSKTGEITIIDVGQGDSILISLPGGEGNYLIDAGGSIVFEKKPWQERVSSFDPGQDIVIPFLLARGIGKLDKLILTHGDQDHIGGAIAILEEVQVKEIVMPHVEEKSKSEHDILALAAEKQIKVTEVTKGDKWYAGGASFHILSPEKGNNKERNDNSISLFTKLGGKSWFFSGDLEEQGEKSIMANYPGLGIDVLKAGHHGSKTSSTEDFLTLYRPKIILISAGAGNRFGHPHTETIQRFKELDTIIFRTDLHGAITYTFYGGKGTFSTHLPYNALSNQE, encoded by the coding sequence ATGAAAACAAAGGCGATTTTCTTCGTTCCTTCCTCAATTCTTGGTGTCCTTGCAGCAACTGCGCCTTCCCCATTACCCATGCTTACACTCTTCAGTGCTCAAATTCTTATTTTAAAAGGAATGAATAAGCTAAAGAGGAATGAAGTGATTTTAACCTTGATTGTATTTACTCTATTTTTCGCTGTAACAAAGCATACCGAGTCTGCTAATCAGACTATTCTAGGAAAGGGAGAACGAAGCCTGCAACTCGATTTCCGCTCAGGAGCGTTAATTGATGGGGATTCCTTTAAAGCATTTGCGGTGGATTTGGAATCAGGGGAAGAACTTCTGGTTACCTATAGGATTCGCTCAGAAGCAGAAAAAGAAAAACTCCTTTCAGCATCTTTCTTTGGTGTTTCGTCAATTCTCGGCGGCGAGTTAAAAATCCCGCCTGAAGCCCGGAATCCAGGCGGATTTGATTATCGAAGCTATTTACGGAGACAACAGGTTCACTGGATATTTGACTCGGATACGATGCCGCTTGAAGATGCAAGGATAAGGAAGCTGACTTTTTACGAAATGATAGGGAGAGTCAGGGAAACTGAAACAAAACATCTTTCTGAGCGCCTTCCTAAAGAAACAGCCAGACTTGTGTCAGCTCTGATATTTGGCGAACAATCAAAGATTCCCGAAAACCTGGAAGGGGCTTATACGAAGCTTGGCATCAGCCATTTGCTGGCAATATCCGGCATGCAGGTAAGTCTATTATCGGGACTGGTACTTTATGCAGGGATACGCCTCGGGGTAGCCAGAGAAAAAATGGCCGTCCTATTGATACTCCTTTTGCCGGTTTATGCTGTACTTGCCGGGGGGAGCCCATCTGTTATCCGATCAGTGATTATGGCTTCTATCATGCTCACGATACCTCTAGGTTCAAATCGAATTGGGTTTGGAATTGTAGATGCTCTTGCCCTATCTTTTCTGATATTTCTTTTCACAAGCCCTTATATTTTATTTAATGCGGGTTTTCAGCTATCATATGCAGTGACATTTGTGCTAGTTTTTTCCTATCAGGCTTTCAAGGAAAAAGAACTAACAGGCCTAACCTTTATGATTACTGGAACCGTTATTTCTCAATTGGCCGCTTTGCCAATCCTGCTTACCCACTTCTATACAGTTCCTCTCATCAGCATTCTCGCCAATTTGGTGTTTATTCCCCTTTACAGCTTTATCTTTAGCCCTGTTGTGTATAGCTTTTATATCCTTATTGCACTATTTGGAAGTGTACCTGCCTGGATTGGCGGGGCTGTTAATACGATTATCATTTTTTCTGATAACCTTGCCTTGGCCTTGTCGAAGGTGCCTATTCAGCTTTATCCAGGAAAAATCCCGATATTCCTTCTTGCTTTATATACAATAGGTGTACTAACCGTTTTTAAATTATGGGAAAAGATTCAATTGTGGAAAAAAAGCCTTCTAATTCTTTCCGTGCCATTTTTGATTTTGGCAGTACACAGTTATGCTAACACTAATTTTTCCAAAACAGGCGAAATCACTATAATCGATGTCGGGCAGGGAGACAGCATTTTAATCTCCCTTCCAGGCGGTGAAGGAAATTATTTAATTGATGCAGGAGGGAGCATCGTTTTTGAAAAAAAGCCATGGCAGGAGCGCGTTAGTTCGTTTGACCCGGGCCAGGATATTGTCATTCCTTTTCTGCTGGCAAGGGGCATCGGAAAATTGGATAAGCTAATTTTGACCCATGGAGACCAGGACCATATTGGCGGCGCAATAGCGATACTCGAAGAGGTGCAAGTTAAGGAAATTGTGATGCCGCATGTTGAAGAGAAATCAAAATCGGAGCATGATATCCTTGCCCTGGCAGCGGAAAAACAGATAAAGGTAACTGAGGTCACGAAAGGAGATAAATGGTATGCCGGAGGGGCTAGTTTCCATATCCTTTCTCCCGAGAAGGGCAATAATAAAGAAAGAAATGACAATTCCATTTCCCTTTTTACTAAGCTGGGAGGGAAGAGTTGGTTTTTTAGCGGGGATCTGGAAGAACAAGGGGAAAAGAGTATTATGGCCAATTATCCAGGTCTTGGGATTGATGTATTGAAAGCGGGCCACCATGGCAGTAAAACGTCGTCAACTGAAGATTTCCTAACGCTTTATCGCCCAAAAATAATCCTAATTTCAGCTGGAGCCGGCAATAGATTCGGCCATCCCCACACAGAAACTATCCAGCGCTTTAAGGAGTTGGACACTATTATTTTTCGGACCGATTTGCATGGCGCGATAACTTATACTTTTTATGGAGGAAAAGGAACCTTTTCTACTCATCTGCCATACAATGCACTATCCAATCAGGAATAA
- a CDS encoding DUF3679 domain-containing protein: MKLFMVKSLVLAGFMFAAALIGMQAANTGIDRMKGYEDPDFKQAVSIQKENGETQVAIMGGEVSETIEEKKAQLEKTEGYNLFSSLGKGLGTILSGLAKAVVEAFTD; encoded by the coding sequence ATGAAGCTATTCATGGTTAAAAGCCTGGTTCTTGCTGGTTTCATGTTTGCCGCCGCACTTATCGGTATGCAGGCAGCGAACACAGGCATTGACCGTATGAAAGGTTACGAGGACCCTGATTTCAAACAGGCAGTTTCCATTCAAAAAGAAAATGGAGAAACTCAGGTTGCCATTATGGGAGGAGAAGTCTCCGAAACCATCGAAGAGAAAAAGGCGCAATTGGAGAAGACGGAGGGGTATAACCTTTTTTCTTCATTGGGAAAAGGGCTGGGCACGATTCTATCCGGACTTGCGAAGGCAGTTGTTGAAGCTTTTACAGATTGA
- a CDS encoding helix-hairpin-helix domain-containing protein — MKEWLIDHKYYIAAALAVALGFLYYSNRDTAPTDIIAASTAVSEEGLQETPSVPDTTTILIDVKGAVKKPGVYHASPDERVIDIIELAGGLSESADTSGVNFAQKLQDEMIVYVPAKGEEAGGTASGTSVTSGDGKININRANETELQEIPGIGPSKAAAIIEYREKNGPFKKPEELKEISGIGDKTFEKLEGAITVH; from the coding sequence ATGAAAGAGTGGCTGATTGATCATAAATATTATATAGCTGCAGCTCTTGCTGTGGCCCTCGGGTTTTTATATTATTCGAATCGTGATACCGCTCCAACCGATATTATTGCTGCTAGCACAGCCGTATCAGAGGAGGGCTTGCAGGAAACTCCCTCTGTCCCCGATACAACCACAATCCTTATAGATGTAAAAGGAGCTGTGAAAAAACCAGGAGTCTATCACGCAAGCCCGGATGAGCGTGTTATTGACATTATCGAACTAGCAGGCGGCTTATCCGAAAGTGCTGATACTTCCGGGGTCAATTTTGCCCAAAAACTCCAGGATGAAATGATTGTATACGTTCCTGCTAAAGGGGAAGAGGCGGGAGGTACTGCTTCTGGTACTAGCGTTACATCCGGAGATGGAAAAATAAATATAAACCGGGCCAATGAAACTGAACTGCAGGAGATACCTGGAATTGGACCCTCAAAGGCGGCGGCGATTATAGAATATCGGGAAAAGAACGGACCGTTTAAAAAACCAGAAGAGCTGAAGGAGATCAGCGGGATTGGTGATAAAACGTTCGAGAAACTTGAAGGAGCAATTACTGTGCATTGA
- the comER gene encoding late competence protein ComER, with amino-acid sequence MRIGIIGIGNMGKILAESFIGSGIVEEESVIAFNRTKSKALNLQKDFPGIFVADSAAEAARLSDIVFICVKPLDIANLLKDITSCLSKEKCLVSITSPITTGQLESLVGCSVIRAIPSITNRANAGVSLLTFGEKCDPKWKLIVESLMGKISSPIKIDQPLVRVASDIVSCGPAFISFILQEFIEAAVKETNISKEMATDMASGMIIGMGELLRQGHYTLPALQEKVCVKGGITGEGIKVLEGGALEDLFRNLYRATHAKFNEDLEKTEKQYSIH; translated from the coding sequence ATGAGAATTGGAATAATCGGAATAGGAAACATGGGGAAAATACTTGCAGAATCGTTTATTGGCAGCGGAATTGTTGAGGAGGAATCCGTAATTGCCTTTAATAGAACAAAATCTAAGGCGTTAAATCTTCAAAAGGATTTTCCTGGTATCTTTGTTGCGGATTCGGCGGCTGAGGCCGCCCGTTTATCAGATATCGTTTTTATTTGTGTAAAACCGTTGGATATCGCAAATCTGCTTAAAGATATCACCTCCTGTCTTTCAAAAGAAAAATGTCTCGTTTCAATAACAAGCCCAATTACAACCGGCCAGTTGGAGTCCCTTGTAGGCTGTTCGGTTATCAGGGCAATTCCAAGCATAACTAACCGTGCAAATGCCGGCGTTTCGCTGCTAACCTTCGGCGAAAAATGTGACCCAAAATGGAAGCTGATTGTGGAATCACTCATGGGAAAAATATCATCGCCGATAAAAATTGACCAGCCGTTAGTAAGAGTTGCGTCAGATATCGTTAGTTGCGGACCTGCTTTTATCAGTTTCATTCTTCAGGAATTTATAGAAGCAGCTGTAAAGGAAACAAATATTAGTAAGGAAATGGCTACAGATATGGCGAGTGGGATGATTATCGGCATGGGTGAACTGTTGAGGCAGGGACATTATACCCTTCCTGCACTACAGGAAAAGGTTTGTGTAAAAGGCGGGATCACCGGTGAAGGAATTAAAGTTCTAGAGGGCGGTGCTCTGGAGGATTTATTCAGGAATCTGTATAGGGCAACTCATGCAAAGTTCAATGAGGATCTTGAAAAAACTGAGAAACAATATTCAATACATTAG
- a CDS encoding YqzM family protein → MNEFEQNVQDKRNDAIDSGVGFIVSFGFFATMFLIATVIKLIGS, encoded by the coding sequence GTGAACGAATTCGAACAAAACGTCCAGGACAAACGGAACGATGCGATTGATTCAGGGGTAGGATTTATTGTGTCTTTTGGCTTTTTCGCAACCATGTTTTTAATTGCAACAGTGATCAAACTTATCGGATCTTAA
- the lepA gene encoding translation elongation factor 4 yields the protein MNREERLNRQSKIRNFSIIAHIDHGKSTLADRILEKTNSLTSREMKEQLLDSMDLERERGITIKLNAVQLNYKARDGEDYTFHLIDTPGHVDFTYEVSRSLAACEGAILVVDAAQGIEAQTLANVYLALDNDLEILPVINKIDLPSADPERVRQEIEDVIGLDASEAVLASAKAGIGIEDILEQVVKQVPAPQGDPEGPLKALIFDSVYDAYRGVIAYIRVVEGTVKPGDKVKMMATGKEFEVNDVGVFTPKETSRDELTVGDVGYLTASIKNVGDTRVGDTITNAKGGVAEPLPGYRRLNPMVYCGLYPIDSAKFNDLREALERLELNDAALQFEPETSQALGFGFRCGFLGLLHMEIIQERIEREFKIDLITTAPSVIYHVVMTDGTEIRVDNPADMPDPQKIDRVEEPYVKATMMAPNDYVGDIMELCQNKRGIFIDMQYQSENRVSIIYEIPLAEIVYDFFDQLKSNTRGYASFDYELIGYKPSKLVKMDILLNAEQVDALSFIVHKDFAYERGKVIVEKLKDLIPRQHFEVPIQAAVGQKIIARSTIKAMRKNVLAKCYGGDISRKRKLLEKQKEGKKRMKQVGSVEVPQEAFMAVLKMDDNGPKK from the coding sequence TTGAATAGAGAAGAGAGATTAAACAGGCAGTCGAAAATCAGGAACTTTTCGATCATTGCCCATATTGACCATGGAAAATCAACATTGGCGGACCGCATACTTGAGAAGACGAATTCGCTGACCTCACGCGAAATGAAGGAACAGCTCCTTGATTCGATGGATCTCGAGCGTGAGAGAGGTATTACGATCAAATTGAATGCCGTCCAGCTAAACTATAAAGCACGAGATGGTGAAGATTACACATTCCATCTAATTGATACCCCGGGACACGTCGACTTTACGTATGAAGTCTCCCGGAGTTTGGCGGCTTGCGAAGGAGCAATTTTAGTTGTTGATGCTGCACAAGGGATCGAGGCTCAGACGCTTGCAAACGTTTATCTTGCCCTTGATAATGACCTCGAGATTCTGCCGGTTATCAATAAAATTGACCTGCCTAGCGCGGATCCGGAACGGGTTCGCCAGGAAATTGAAGATGTCATTGGCCTTGATGCATCAGAGGCTGTGCTTGCTTCGGCAAAGGCGGGCATTGGAATAGAGGATATCCTTGAGCAGGTAGTCAAGCAGGTGCCTGCGCCGCAGGGGGATCCGGAAGGACCATTGAAGGCGTTGATTTTTGATTCAGTTTACGATGCTTATCGCGGTGTAATTGCCTATATCCGTGTTGTCGAAGGAACAGTAAAACCTGGTGATAAGGTTAAAATGATGGCAACCGGCAAAGAATTCGAGGTAAACGATGTAGGGGTTTTCACTCCGAAGGAAACATCACGTGACGAACTGACAGTTGGGGACGTCGGTTATCTGACAGCTTCTATTAAAAACGTAGGAGATACCAGGGTAGGTGATACAATTACTAATGCAAAAGGCGGAGTTGCAGAACCGCTTCCTGGTTACCGCAGATTGAACCCTATGGTTTATTGCGGGCTATACCCTATTGATTCTGCCAAATTCAATGATTTGCGTGAGGCATTGGAAAGGCTTGAGCTAAACGATGCGGCCCTTCAATTTGAGCCAGAAACATCTCAGGCACTCGGTTTCGGCTTCCGATGTGGTTTTCTTGGTTTGCTTCACATGGAGATTATCCAGGAGCGGATTGAGCGAGAATTCAAAATTGATTTGATTACAACGGCACCTAGTGTTATTTACCATGTTGTTATGACAGATGGAACAGAAATTAGGGTTGATAACCCTGCTGATATGCCCGACCCTCAAAAAATTGATCGGGTCGAGGAGCCGTATGTGAAGGCAACAATGATGGCACCGAACGATTATGTTGGTGATATTATGGAGCTTTGTCAGAATAAGCGCGGCATATTCATCGATATGCAGTATCAGTCTGAAAACAGGGTCAGCATTATTTATGAAATCCCTCTTGCTGAAATCGTCTATGACTTTTTCGACCAGCTGAAATCGAATACGAGAGGATATGCATCCTTTGATTATGAACTGATCGGCTATAAGCCTTCGAAACTTGTCAAAATGGACATCCTACTGAATGCTGAACAGGTCGATGCCTTAAGTTTTATCGTCCATAAAGATTTTGCTTATGAGCGCGGGAAGGTCATTGTTGAAAAGCTTAAGGATTTAATTCCAAGACAGCACTTCGAGGTACCAATCCAAGCTGCAGTGGGTCAAAAGATTATCGCGCGATCCACCATTAAAGCAATGCGCAAAAACGTTCTTGCAAAATGTTATGGCGGAGACATTTCCCGTAAACGGAAGCTCCTTGAGAAGCAGAAGGAAGGGAAAAAGCGGATGAAACAAGTCGGCTCTGTCGAGGTTCCACAGGAGGCCTTTATGGCTGTCCTGAAAATGGATGACAATGGCCCGAAAAAATAA
- the gpr gene encoding GPR endopeptidase, which translates to MNNESIDLSNYTVRTDLAVEAREMAIAGREGTIGQEEDLSRIEGVIIKEREIDGMKVSLVEITPEGEAQIGKKPGSYLTIEVLGIRQQDTELQQKVEKLFARELSAFLENAGINKDDSCLVVGLGNWNVTPDALGPIVCENLLVTRHLFELQPESVQDGYRAVSALAPGVMGLTGIETSDIIHGVVEKTKPGFVIAIDALASRSIERVNSTIQISDTGIHPGSGVGNKRKELSKETLGIPVIAIGVPTVVDAVSITSDAIDFVLKHFGKEMKEGDKPSRSLVPAGMTFGKRRKLTEEDLPEEEHRKTFLGIVGTLEDEEKRQLIHEVLSPLGHNLMVTPKEVDVFIEDMANLIASGMNSALHSQVDQENAGFYTR; encoded by the coding sequence ATGAATAATGAATCAATTGACCTTAGCAACTATACAGTCAGGACCGATCTTGCTGTTGAAGCAAGGGAAATGGCAATTGCAGGAAGGGAAGGGACGATTGGCCAAGAGGAAGACCTTTCCCGAATCGAAGGTGTCATTATTAAGGAGAGGGAAATAGATGGCATGAAGGTTTCGCTAGTTGAAATCACACCAGAGGGAGAAGCGCAAATCGGCAAGAAGCCAGGTAGTTATCTCACCATTGAAGTATTGGGAATAAGACAGCAGGATACCGAACTGCAGCAAAAAGTCGAAAAGCTATTTGCCAGGGAACTTAGCGCTTTTCTGGAGAATGCAGGTATTAACAAAGACGACTCCTGTCTAGTTGTGGGTCTTGGAAACTGGAACGTAACTCCTGATGCGTTGGGCCCTATCGTATGTGAGAACCTGCTCGTAACCCGCCACCTCTTTGAGCTTCAGCCTGAAAGTGTCCAGGATGGGTATCGTGCTGTAAGTGCATTGGCTCCAGGGGTAATGGGACTGACCGGAATTGAAACTAGTGACATTATTCATGGGGTTGTTGAAAAAACCAAGCCTGGTTTTGTTATTGCAATAGATGCCCTTGCTTCCAGGTCAATTGAAAGAGTTAATTCAACCATCCAAATTTCTGATACAGGGATTCACCCAGGATCGGGTGTCGGCAATAAACGGAAAGAGCTTAGCAAAGAGACTTTAGGGATTCCTGTAATCGCTATTGGAGTTCCTACTGTCGTGGATGCAGTCTCGATAACGAGTGACGCCATTGATTTTGTTTTGAAGCATTTTGGGAAGGAAATGAAAGAGGGAGACAAGCCATCAAGGTCACTTGTTCCGGCCGGAATGACTTTTGGAAAGCGCCGGAAACTTACTGAGGAAGATCTTCCTGAGGAAGAGCATCGCAAAACCTTTCTTGGAATTGTTGGCACTCTAGAAGATGAGGAAAAGAGGCAATTAATACATGAAGTCCTTTCGCCGCTAGGCCATAATTTGATGGTTACACCAAAGGAAGTAGATGTTTTTATAGAGGATATGGCCAACCTGATTGCCAGCGGCATGAACTCGGCGTTACACAGCCAAGTAGATCAGGAAAATGCAGGCTTTTATACACGTTAA
- the rpsT gene encoding 30S ribosomal protein S20: MPNIKSAIKRVKVNEKNNAQNTAVKSAMRTAVKKVESAVTVNDSAAAKEVYADAARKLDKAATKGLIHKNAAARKKARLAKKINSL, translated from the coding sequence ATGCCAAACATTAAATCTGCTATTAAGCGTGTAAAGGTAAACGAGAAAAACAATGCTCAAAATACCGCTGTGAAATCCGCAATGCGTACTGCTGTTAAAAAAGTTGAATCTGCTGTTACTGTAAACGACAGTGCTGCTGCAAAAGAAGTTTATGCTGACGCTGCTAGAAAGCTTGATAAAGCTGCTACAAAAGGCCTTATCCATAAAAATGCTGCAGCCCGCAAAAAAGCTCGCCTGGCTAAAAAAATCAACTCTCTATAA